In Fodinibius salicampi, a single genomic region encodes these proteins:
- a CDS encoding AtuA-related protein has protein sequence MPKVKLIDIAHGRSGDKGDGSNVGIIARHPDIYPFLKEKLTAEVVKEQMKHICKGEVERYELPNIGALNFVLHESLAGGGTVSLKIDAQGKTHAYTLLRMDIDVPDELLEKVH, from the coding sequence ATGCCAAAAGTTAAGCTCATCGACATAGCGCATGGACGAAGCGGAGACAAAGGGGACGGCAGCAATGTGGGGATTATCGCCCGGCACCCGGATATCTATCCTTTTTTGAAAGAGAAACTTACCGCAGAAGTCGTTAAAGAACAGATGAAGCATATCTGCAAAGGAGAGGTTGAGCGGTATGAGCTGCCCAATATCGGGGCCCTTAACTTTGTGCTCCACGAAAGCCTGGCCGGCGGGGGTACCGTTTCACTGAAGATAGACGCCCAGGGAAAAACCCATGCCTATACCCTGCTCCGCATGGATATTGACGTGCCGGATGAACTGTTGGAAAAGGTTCACTAA
- a CDS encoding nuclear transport factor 2 family protein — protein sequence MSYLDKISDIYDHIAQGTALDAFEEYYAENVVMILEDGTEVEGKDTNRERENEFFDSVEAFHGIDITAITSNEEEGTTAVESAMEVTFKGGDRVTLEQVAVQEWDGDKIIRERFYATQNS from the coding sequence ATGAGTTATTTAGACAAAATTAGCGACATTTACGACCACATTGCGCAGGGAACAGCCTTGGATGCCTTCGAAGAATATTATGCGGAAAATGTAGTGATGATTCTTGAAGACGGTACCGAAGTGGAGGGGAAAGACACCAATCGCGAACGCGAAAATGAATTCTTTGACAGTGTTGAAGCCTTCCACGGCATCGATATTACCGCTATCACTTCAAATGAAGAAGAGGGAACCACGGCTGTTGAAAGCGCAATGGAGGTAACCTTTAAAGGCGGCGATCGCGTTACACTCGAACAAGTAGCCGTTCAGGAATGGGATGGAGACAAAATCATTCGTGAACGTTTCTATGCCACCCAAAACAGCTAA